In Anthocerotibacter panamensis C109, the sequence CATGCGTCGAGGCAGAATGCGCTCTCAGGCCGTAGTAGAGGGAGAAGGCGCAGTACTTTTAATCCAAGTCTGCGTAGTGGAAAACTTCAGCAAGAGCAACGCAACGATCATCGTGCTATCCACTTTGGTGAAACCACGCTCAGGAGGCATGAAGCTCTGAACTACCTCACCCTTGCCGCCCCGGCTGTAGACCAAACTCTTGCGGCCCTCCGGGGTGCCCTCGTCAAAATAGAGCGTGAATTGGCTATTATCTTTGGCGTCCCAACGAGCAGTGATGAAATTAGGGCCAACCTCAACCTGTAGGTCAGCGCACCCCGCCGCTCTCATCTCTTTTTCTAAGAGCGGGGCGAGATCACTTTTTAAAAATTCGGACAGATCGACAGGGGCGGCGGTTTTTTTGGGTGGGCGTTCGGCGGTCATGGCACTCGCTCTCAAGCAACTCCTATAGTACCGCACTATACCTGGAAGCCGGGACTACCCTCAGAGGGGATTGCTCGCGGCGCTATAGCTTGGAAGAGGAAAATCCAATCAACCTATCTGCTCTAATCCCTAAAAAGGTTTGACCGCGGACCATTTGTGTTAACATTCGTAAAGTAATTTAAAAAAACTCTTGCTCACCACCCTCACCTCGAAACGCAGGCATGTCAACCTCCACTCCTGGGGCTTCTGGGCGTCAGCCTTCCTGGTGAGTATCCCGGTCTTTTTTCAAGCCCCCCTAGTCCGCACCGCTCCTCAGTTGAGTCTGGGGTTGACCCTGTTTTGGTTGGGGTTGAGCTATATGCTGCGCTTGCGCTCAGGGACACGGCTGTGGGGGAGTTTGCTTTTTGGTTTCACCCTGAGTTGGTGGTGTGGTTCGCTCTACTGGGGCTGGCTTAGGTTTGACCCGGTCTGGCATCTTCCGATTGAGGCGCTGGGTTTTCCTTTAGCCCTATTGGCCCTCAGACATTTTCGGGCGGGTGCTTATTTCTACGCAGGCTCCTTCGTCGGGACAGCCCTAACTGACCTCTACATCTGGTCGGTTGATCTCACTCCCTGGTGGGTACGCATGATGCGTGATGAGAGCCCCCAAAACCTCTCGGTGGTAATGAACGGAGCCCTGACGCAGATGCATTCCTTGCCCGGAGTCCTCTGGGCGGTAGCCATAAGTGGGGTCTTGCTGGTGAGCGGCATGATTGGTCTGCGCAAACGAAATATTTACGCCCTCACTTTTGCCGGTGCGGTCTTGAGTACCCTTTTTGTCGATGCCCTTTTTTGGGCCGGTTCCATGTTTCTGGCTGGACAATAGGAGCCTTGCTCACGGGACTTGATTTACGTCCCAAGGGGGTGGGGTGGGTCAGTGAGAGCACAGAGATTGGAGGGAGATGGCGGGTTATCTGTTGTCTGCGGTTGTTCTGACTGAGGCTCCAGCATGAATCGATGGACCATCAATCTCGTGCTGACCCTCGCGGGGATGGGAATGGTGTTTACTGCCTGCAAGCGCTGGTTCACCTACGATCTGAGGGGTCGCGTGGTCCTTGTCACGGGGGGGTCGCGGGGGTTGGGGCTTGCTCTAGCGCGAGCCTTAGCCCAAGAGGGAGCCCGCTTGGCGCTCTGTTCTCGCAACCCGGAAGCATTAGCCGAGGCGAAGCGGGTGCTAGGTGCGCTTGGGGCGGAGGTTTTCACCCAGGTCTGCGACGTGACCGATCCCGCCCAAGTACATGCTCTAGTCCAGTCCGTCCAGACCCAACTTGGCCCGATAGAGGTTCTCATCAATAATGCCGGGGTGATCAGCGTTGGCCCCGCGGTCGCAACGTGTCTGGAGGACTACGAGCAGCTCATGCAGACCAATTTTTGGGGTCCCCTCTATACGACCCTAGCCGTCCTGCCTCAGATGCGTGCCCGCAAAGCTGGACGCATCGTCAATATCGCTTCGATTGGAGGGAAGGTGAGCCTCCCGCATTTGGTACCCTACAGTTCCAGCAAATTTGCCCTAGTTGGGCTCTCGCAAGGGCTGCGCGAAGAATTGGCACAGGATGGGGTGGTCGTAACCACAGTATGTCCAGGGGTCATTCAGACCGGAACAACCGCCCAACAAATCTATCGCGGGCAGGCCGAAAAGGAAGAGGCTTGGTTCACATGGAGTTCTAACTCAATGCTCACAGGTATACCGCTGGAGGAGGCAGCCCGCCAGATCCTCCAGGCGCTCAAGAGCGGTCAGGCGGAGCTTGTATTCGCTCTCCCGGTTCAGGTTTTAGAGCGCTGTCACGCCCTCTTCCCGGAGCTGACTATCGGTCTACTGAGTTGGGTCAACCGCCTGCTTCCTAAGGCAGAGCCCAGTGAGGTGGTCGAGCGTACCCCAACCGGTGACAAGGCTACAGTTTGAGTTGGGTCGCAGGAAAATGCAGCACGAACAAGCCAAGTAGGTTGCGCAGCGCGGCTAGCTTCAAGGCACCATCGAGACAAGTGACAACCCCGCACCCAAGTAATCCCCTCTTGCCAAGCTAATCGCCGCACTGATCCCATCCGAAATTGGTGTTGGGTCTGCTATCCCTGCCAGATCTGCTGCTGCCTGCGCCATGCTTAAGAGCATTGACTAACTTTCTATAGCATTTTCATATTCTTTTATATATTCATCACGCAACTTTTCGAGAAATTCCTTTGCGTCGATAAAGCTTTCTACATTAAAATCAGAGTTGATGATATCAAACACTTCTATATTTCCTTTCATTAGAGCGTCGATTCCGCTATCAATTGCTGTGAGCCATAGTTGATGATATGCTAAATTTTCTTCGGTGACTAGAACTAATTCTTGAACACCTTCTTTAATAGATTGATAAGAGAAATATGAGCGCAAGATATCCCCTAAATCTTTCTGCCAGCCCATTTTGGATGCCTCTATTATGGAATTGGAAATGCTGATTGAATCATGTAGCCGCCTTTGCCATCTGCCTTAAGAATTATAGGGCACCTCGATAAATAGGTGAGGTTTCGGGAAATCAGCAATAGCAGGATTTTTTCTTTGGAAATATCCTGACGGGGTGACAAGGTCTGTGTAACCCTTGCTAGGAAAGGGGTCTAGACGATTTAGATAAAAAAAGATAGGCTGACCA encodes:
- a CDS encoding DUF2996 domain-containing protein, producing the protein MTAERPPKKTAAPVDLSEFLKSDLAPLLEKEMRAAGCADLQVEVGPNFITARWDAKDNSQFTLYFDEGTPEGRKSLVYSRGGKGEVVQSFMPPERGFTKVDSTMIVALLLLKFSTTQTWIKSTAPSPSTTA
- a CDS encoding DUF3120 domain-containing protein, encoding MLTTLTSKRRHVNLHSWGFWASAFLVSIPVFFQAPLVRTAPQLSLGLTLFWLGLSYMLRLRSGTRLWGSLLFGFTLSWWCGSLYWGWLRFDPVWHLPIEALGFPLALLALRHFRAGAYFYAGSFVGTALTDLYIWSVDLTPWWVRMMRDESPQNLSVVMNGALTQMHSLPGVLWAVAISGVLLVSGMIGLRKRNIYALTFAGAVLSTLFVDALFWAGSMFLAGQ
- a CDS encoding SDR family NAD(P)-dependent oxidoreductase, translating into MNRWTINLVLTLAGMGMVFTACKRWFTYDLRGRVVLVTGGSRGLGLALARALAQEGARLALCSRNPEALAEAKRVLGALGAEVFTQVCDVTDPAQVHALVQSVQTQLGPIEVLINNAGVISVGPAVATCLEDYEQLMQTNFWGPLYTTLAVLPQMRARKAGRIVNIASIGGKVSLPHLVPYSSSKFALVGLSQGLREELAQDGVVVTTVCPGVIQTGTTAQQIYRGQAEKEEAWFTWSSNSMLTGIPLEEAARQILQALKSGQAELVFALPVQVLERCHALFPELTIGLLSWVNRLLPKAEPSEVVERTPTGDKATV